The genomic DNA GACGGTTACCTTGTTGACGCTGAAGAAGCATTGCAGCAAGTGTTGCAGCATCTACTTCGATAGATTCTTGTAGCTTCGCAACAAGCTCAACAAATGCATCAACATTTGTTTGCTCTTTTTGAGCAGCTAGTTCTTCACCTAAACGGTTCAGACGAGACGCAGCAACAAGATCGCGGTTAGGAAGTTGGATTTCTTCCATGCGAGACTTAGTTACACGCTCGATAGTGCGAAGCATACGGATTTGGTTAGTACGAACAAGAAGGATCGCCTTACCGTTACGTCCAGCACGACCAGTACGGCCGATACGGTGGATGTATGATTCTACATCGAATGGGATATCGTAGTTGAATACGTGTGTGATACGCGGCACATCAAGGCCACGAGCAACAACGTCAGTTGCAACTAGGATATCGATAACACCACGTTTGATGTGATCAACAGTACGCTCACGTAGAGACTGAGGAATATCACCGTGAAGTGCAGCAGCTTTAAAGCCACGAGATGATAACCAGTCAGCTAGGCGCTCGGTATCTTGACGAGTACGTACGAATACGATTGACGCGTCTGTTTCTTCAGTTTCAAGAAGACGGCTCATTGCTTCGTCTTTCTCTACGCCTTTAACAACCCAGAACTGCTGCTCTACTTGAGAAACAGTGCGGTTTTCACCAGCAACGTCAATGCGCTCAGGGTTACGTAGGAAACGGTCAACGATTTGCTTAACGATTGGAGGCATAGTTGCCGAGAACAATACACGCTGAGCAGAAGCTGGCGCTTGTTCCATGATCCAAGTTACGTCGTCAACGAAGCCCATTTTCAACATTTCATCTGCTTCATCAAGTACAAACGTACTTACTTCATCAAGGTGCAGACGATCACGTGAAATAAGGTCTTTAACACGACCAGGAGTACCAACAACAATGTGAGCACCATTTTTAAGCGCACGCATTTGATCAACGATAGATGCACCACCGTAGATTTCTAGTACTTTAAGGCCCTTGATGTTTTGACCAAGAACTTTAATTTCTGCAGCAACCTGA from Photobacterium sanguinicancri includes the following:
- a CDS encoding DEAD/DEAH box helicase — translated: MQESVTEFRQLELADTLLSALDSMGFVSPTPIQAASIPLLLTGVDALGKAQTGTGKTAAFSLPVLNKVDLSQHKPQAIVMAPTRELAIQVAAEIKVLGQNIKGLKVLEIYGGASIVDQMRALKNGAHIVVGTPGRVKDLISRDRLHLDEVSTFVLDEADEMLKMGFVDDVTWIMEQAPASAQRVLFSATMPPIVKQIVDRFLRNPERIDVAGENRTVSQVEQQFWVVKGVEKDEAMSRLLETEETDASIVFVRTRQDTERLADWLSSRGFKAAALHGDIPQSLRERTVDHIKRGVIDILVATDVVARGLDVPRITHVFNYDIPFDVESYIHRIGRTGRAGRNGKAILLVRTNQIRMLRTIERVTKSRMEEIQLPNRDLVAASRLNRLGEELAAQKEQTNVDAFVELVAKLQESIEVDAATLAAMLLQRQQGNRPLFYNGPDPMVAAIEREKQRRDRRGSERGERGERGGERGERRERRSYNNADWDTYQLQVGREQGVQVKDIVGAIANELGLSKEFIGAIKLAPEHTYVQLPKKMTAEVSEQLKKLRIRQNDVKAVVVEGEVLREHRGGNGGGRRDGGNRGNGGNGHRGRREGGNGERREGGNGERRFDRNRGGDNRGGYRGNRDGNNAGGNAGGNRRSNADRKPRSDA